Part of the Paenibacillus guangzhouensis genome is shown below.
TGGCCGAATATCTCGAACACGTGAGGATAAAAACTGCCCTGTACCGTCTGCACTAAACATATTGCACCATCCCCCATTCCTGTTTCCGTTCATGGAGCGAGCTGGCAATAATACGGTCCAACAGCTGGGTAAAGGTCATACCTGCAGCAGCTGCGCTCTTCGGTAGAAGGCTGTTCGCGGTCATCCCCGGCAAAGTGTTTACCTCCAGCACATAAGGGACATCCTCACGCAATATGATATCGACTCTTGCATAAACCTTGCACTGCAGCATCCGATAGCTCGTAAGAGCCGCCTCGCATACACGCTGATGCGTAACAGGTGGAAGCTGAATCACCTTCTCTTCTGCGCCGCCGTCTTCGTATTTCGCTTTGTAATCGAACCACACCGAATGCGTGGAGCGAATACCGAGAATTGGTAGTACCTCGCCATCCACGATCGAACAGGTGAGCTCCATCCCTGTAATATAAGGCTCAATCAAGATCTCCTGATCCATGCTGTTAGCCTCCTGAACAGCCACCCTCAGCTCCTGTTCATTCTGTACAAGCTGGACGCCGATGCTCGATCCCCCCGTATTCGGCTTCACAATAACCGGGTACCCTAGCTGCTTCACCATCTGTGGATCATAATCTTTCATCCCATGCCAGCAAAGGCCCACAGGTGTATGCACACCCGCTGACTTCAACAACATCTTGGACAGTTGCTTATTCATGCACAAGCTGCTTGCGAGGACACCGCTTCCAGTATACGGAATGCCCAGTGTCTCAAGTGCTCCCTGCACTGTGCCATCCTCGCCATATTGACCATGCAGCGCGAGAAGCGCGAGATCAATGCCTGCCTTCTGAACCTGTTCGATTAAGTCCGCTCGCTCATCGATTACGATAGGAATTACTTCATAGCGATTTCGATCCAAATGATGGATGATCTCTTTTCCTGTCTGTAGTGAAACCTCACGCTCTGAGGATATTCCGCCCATAATAACGCCAATTTTCATCATGACACCTCATTTATGCTCAATATCGTTATCCTAAATAAAGCGACGTGCTTGTTCGCCAATGATCTGAATACCCCGTTCGATATTTTCATCCGTTACTCTAGAAAATCCAAGCCGCATCGTATTCGTCCCTTCGCCTTCTTGAATAAAAAACTTGTCTCCCGGTGTAAAAATAACGCCTTCTGTCGTACAGGCTACTAGCAGCTGATGCGTATTTACGCCCGTTGGGAATGTGAGGAACAAGTGCAACCCTCCATCGCCTGACAGCTGCGCCTCAGGGAGATGCGCTTCGCAGCATGCCTTGGTCAGCTCATATTTGCGCTTATACTCTGCACGTGCTTTTTTTACATACTTATCGAAATTTCCGTTAAGCAAATATTGGTACAAAATAGATTGATCGATTGTTGATGTATGGATCGTGCGTGCACGCTTGATGCTCTCCAGCGTATCGATTAGTGCTCGGTCTCCGAGTACCCAGCCTACGCGCAAACCTGGGAACAGCACCTTTGAGAAGCTGCCGATATAGATGACTCCGTTCCCTTGCCCTGCAGTCGCAATCAAGGGTGCAACATGTGCTCCCGAGTAACGCAGTTCCTCATTGAATCCATCCTCAATGACCGGAATTTGGTAGCGCGTCATTAACTTCATAACGGCGCTGCGCTTGGCCGGTGACATGACAATGCCGGTCGGATTGTGATAGGAAGGCGTCAAGTAGGCCACATCGAAGCTGCTAGTCTGCTTTTGCAAGATTGCCTCTAACTGATCTACATCGATCCCGTCACGCTCCATCGGAATGCCAGTAATCTCGAAACCTTGCAGCTTCAAATTTTTGATCGCTGTATTGTGGGTAGGATTCTCGCAAATGGCCGCTCCACGGCGCGCAGAAGGACGCAGCAGCGACAACACCATATCAAATCCTTCCGTAAACCCGCTCGTAATCAACATATCTTTGCCGCTGATATCGACACCCTTATTCTCCATATACCGCAACAAATAATCGATCAGTGGCTTGTAGCCCTTGGCATAACCATAGTTGAGCAGGACCTGACCCTCTATGGCCATCCGATCCATAAAGGCACGTTTCACATCTCCCAGATCAAACAACTGCTCATCCGGAGCGATGCTTGTGAACGAGATGACTCCTTTTGGCGCACGTATCCCCTGTTTCATGCCATCCAACTCTACGGCCGATACGGCATACTCGTTCATTCTTGCTTTCCAATCAATCTGACAGGCAGCTCCAC
Proteins encoded:
- a CDS encoding D-alanine--D-alanine ligase produces the protein MKIGVIMGGISSEREVSLQTGKEIIHHLDRNRYEVIPIVIDERADLIEQVQKAGIDLALLALHGQYGEDGTVQGALETLGIPYTGSGVLASSLCMNKQLSKMLLKSAGVHTPVGLCWHGMKDYDPQMVKQLGYPVIVKPNTGGSSIGVQLVQNEQELRVAVQEANSMDQEILIEPYITGMELTCSIVDGEVLPILGIRSTHSVWFDYKAKYEDGGAEEKVIQLPPVTHQRVCEAALTSYRMLQCKVYARVDIILREDVPYVLEVNTLPGMTANSLLPKSAAAAGMTFTQLLDRIIASSLHERKQEWGMVQYV
- a CDS encoding aminotransferase-like domain-containing protein, producing the protein MFQDFRLVGDRPVPIQVKEYVKRLIIRGALQADQKLPSTREMSGLLKVSRNTVIAAYEDLAEDGYTYAIPGQGSYVAAMSHSAADPGGAACQIDWKARMNEYAVSAVELDGMKQGIRAPKGVISFTSIAPDEQLFDLGDVKRAFMDRMAIEGQVLLNYGYAKGYKPLIDYLLRYMENKGVDISGKDMLITSGFTEGFDMVLSLLRPSARRGAAICENPTHNTAIKNLKLQGFEITGIPMERDGIDVDQLEAILQKQTSSFDVAYLTPSYHNPTGIVMSPAKRSAVMKLMTRYQIPVIEDGFNEELRYSGAHVAPLIATAGQGNGVIYIGSFSKVLFPGLRVGWVLGDRALIDTLESIKRARTIHTSTIDQSILYQYLLNGNFDKYVKKARAEYKRKYELTKACCEAHLPEAQLSGDGGLHLFLTFPTGVNTHQLLVACTTEGVIFTPGDKFFIQEGEGTNTMRLGFSRVTDENIERGIQIIGEQARRFI